agatgtttggccttaaaccaaacatctgtttaagctccACATCTGTTTAACTATTTGTCACTATCTTATTGACTTTTGGTTAACATCTGTTTCAAATTTGGTCAACACCTTATTTTGTAAAAGAGGTACAAAAACAaagattttttcaaaattccaaatcaCCGTATCATGTAAGTGCATTGATGTAAAAGTCGAAATGATATTATTCATAtggtcctgttgtgcttttgtGTGTCCTCTAATATGagttcatgatctaatccggtgatttgaagacattgATGTTGAATCGAATGAGATGGTTGATGTAATGTGATCGTATTACaaacaaatagtaattaattaatctaaataactttcccgagcccgggaagcaatcccgggtaaaaacCTAGTTAATTAAGAATAAATAAAAGGGTTAATAAAATGTAGGAATACTCACAACATGACACATGGCAAATATAGCCCTAATAAATGACAAGTGGTAAAAATTAAAGAAGAAAGCCTACAAATCATTCATgtgtactttatttttatttattagtatagagattaattaattagttaaaaatAGTAATAAACGAGATAAATGAAAAAACTACTTAATagtttacaattataccctttgttGTTTTTTTCTTTCAAATAAACCTCCATCTAGTTTGTTTTTTTTGAAAGGCGAACTTTATTAACACACAACAAAACGACGGGAATCTCCAAGGCGGAGACTCCCAAACCAAATTACATCACATCAAAACTGAAAGACTGCCAATCCCTCCAACCCACGGAACCCTGTTTACAACGATTAGAAAACCAAAGAAAACTTAAAACTTTAATATGTACAATAGTATTGTTTTAATAGATACGCTTTCTTCCATCCTTTATTACATTGAACTGGTTGTTATTGGTTGGTCACAAAGTAAAGGTTATTAGTCCGATCAGTTGGAATATTTAATAAAGACAGAATTAAAAACATAAACTCTTTTATCTTCTTCATTAATATATCTGGTGTTAAAAACTAAAATACTAGTTGTAGTACAAGTTCAAAGGTGAATGTTTATGTGATGTCCAACAAATCCTCCTACACTTCGCTTTTGATTATTTAAAGAAAGTAATAAGCGTTAATTATACAAATAGTCATCTGATTTGACCTTAGTTACATGGTTTAGGTCTACATTTAATAAAGTTACATGTTTATACGTGGGTTATGTAGTTTTCATTTTGTAATAATGGTCTTCTATAAAAAAAGATATTTTTAGCTTCTACAAACTTTAGGGCCTATTTATCTAATTTATTTATCTAATAAAAAAGTCTTCTATAAAAAAAGATATTTTTAGCTTCTACAAACTTTAGGGCCTATTTATCTAATTTATTTatctaattaaaaaaaacatgtcACACACATAATACTTAGTTGTCATAACCAATATACGACGTTGTTGATTACTGGATTTGGGTAATTTGATGAAATTTCTTGTAATTTTACATGGTGTTGTTGATTGATACCCTGAAAACTTTGACGTTTTTATAATCAATATATGAAATCTAATAGAAAAAAACTAAGAATAGCAGGGCAATTTCTTTTTTATTAATCTCGGCCTAACCTGGATTTAGGATATCTGTTTGGTATTCAACATTACTGCTTCTAAAATTACCTTATATTTCTTATTAACATTTTGTGTTTTGCATGTTAAATATGCTACAACTTGAAAATTGAACTGCCTTTCACAGGTTTTGGGGATTGAATTCGTGTTATATTAACCTACAGTTCAGAAGTACCGTGTGTTAAAATGCTAATGTGTGATTTACTGATCTGGTTTGCTTTTTAGAGGCGAAATGTGTGTAGAAGAAATCTGTATCTCAGAGAAGAAACCGGATTGTGAAGAATGATGATACTTTTGTTGCTATTGTACTTGCAATGAATATGTGAATGCTGCTGCTACAAGTGCAGAGTATGCTAACTATGAGTATAGTGCATGTGGAACATATTCGAATGTTGAAACATATCATTCAAGCTATGGTCTAGACGTCTAGCTGCACCGGCAAGTGTTGATAATGCAAAATACAATAGTCATGAGGGTTATAGTGGGCATAAAAACCATGCGAATTATGAAACTAAATGGAGCTTGCAAGAGGACCACGTTAAACCAACTCGAATCGTTTTCAGATTTCCAATCAGGTAATGATGTTGTTGAATCTTTGTGTTTTGTTGTTGAATCGAGGCATGGCGCTTGGGTGCGATTACACGAAATCCCCGCTGCAACGCGTGGTGGGAAATAAACTAGCATCAATTGGGATGTTTCCATCCCTTTCGATCTACGGGTGATTTTGGAATGGAATTCACTGGTACCTCAAATAAATCTTTTAATTAGAAAtttatattttagttttttaAAGTTAAATAACCTTTGTAACCTAACTTTGTTATTTTCTTGTAGATGGAGCTAAGTGTCGCAACTGATATGTGTCGAATTCCCACCGATTCTAGATTCTAGCAATGCGACACGAATCAAATCTGGAGTTATATTACAAAATATGGAGCAAGTATAATCGAGAGCAGAGGTGGTTATTTCAACCCGTTAAAAACATATGGGTTGAATGTCTTACAACCTTCTTCGCAAGCCCTTTTGACTAGAGGTAGCAATTTAACCGGTCTACTTATGAATGTGTCGGGTTATTTTTAATCTACCCGGGTCAAATGGGACAAAAGTCTTCCAAAAAGTAGCATGTAGTCTGATTTGTTTGAAGAATGCGTCTCATGTAATTCTTGAGTGTTTATGCTCatatattttgtttgtttgtttgttagttGTTTGCTTTGTTAATTAATGATTAGTAAATCTACATAATGGGTTGGTCGGGTGGGCTGCTGGGTAAGAACAAGCCTACTAAAAATGGTTATTTTGGTTCCGACTTCCGATCAGGACAAGTTGGGGTAAAAGATGTTACATCGTAGCACATGCCGATTGAAAAGTAGTTATTTTGGCCCGGGACAGGTTGGTTTTAAAAGACGGGTTCGGGTTAGGACTGGCCAATTTAAAATGGTCATATAAAAAAAAGGTTGCATGCCCTGTATCACATAGGGTTATAGCCTGCAAAAGTTAAATTATGGTCGAATTAAGTGTAATGATAACATTTACTTGCCATGTTTTTCTAGGAAACACTTATCTTTATTTATTATTGCAGCTTTGATACAAACCAGAGTCGTGTATCTCTGTATATGACTGCAGTGGCTTCTCTTCGTCAGTTAGTTCAAAAACCAACCTTTACGATCAGTTTGTATTTATTAATGGATTTGAACTAATATATAGAGTATGGTACTTGCTGGTTAGAAAGAACCTTTTTAAACTAATCCGACCTGAACCCATTTCAACTCGACCCCGTTCCAACTCGAACCAAAATAACCGTTATTTTGAATCAACCCGTTTGACCCGGCATGCCACCCGACCCGCTGAATTTGCCACTTTTAATCATGATGTCATAATTAAAGATAGTCTTGCATTATTTTTGCTTTTAATATGTGCATATTTATTTTGACATCTTGTATAATTATCCTATTTCTAACATTGACATTCTAAATGCCCATATGATTAACTAGTGTTATTTACTGTTTTGTTAGATCTGAATGGTTCCGGAGCTATGTTATTACTGCTCTATCATCCCCATCATTTCTTCTTGACAAAATATCAAATTATTTGTCAAATTATTTCACTAATGAGAAATCTATGCTTCTCTTAGTGATagtttagagtaaattacaaccgGTGTCCTTTACATTTGTATCAAATTACAACATGTATCCTTTAACTGAAGAAACTACAGGCTATGTCACCAGTTTTtagcatgttatgtcctttagccctaacctagTTGAGTTTTTTGGTTAAGTCTTACCATGTGCCTCTCACATGAGGGCAATATGGTCTTTTCATCTCAATTTAACATGAATTTCGATTTCTCCTTTGCATCTGATAACATCTGATTGTTCATATTCATCTCAAAAACCATAGCTATTGTCTATGTCTCTCAAAACATCAATAAAAAAACCCTACAGAAAAAAGGAACGTGAATCAAACCTTGTAATGGGTGTCTTCTACATATGACAAGCACTAGAACAAAACGACATCGATGAAATTTATGGTAAGCTTCCATCATCATCGTAGTCAGTTCTTTTGATTGGTTtgataaaaaaaacaaagattaattccaaaatattgtttatttatttattggttTGAGAAAATGGAGGGGATACAAgagatttatttatttcattttttaatataaaattggATGAAAAGACCATGATGCACTCATGCGAGAGGCACATAGTAAGACTTAACAAAAAATACTTAACTAGGTTAggtctaaaggacataacatgttAAAAACCAGTAACATAAAGGATAGCCTGTAATTTCTTTAGTTAAAGGACACCGGTTGTAATTTGATGCAAACGTAAAGGACACCGGTTGTAATTTACTCGATAGTTTAAGTGATTGGTTTCCAGGCATTAAAGAAGACATTGAGAGCTCCTCACATTGAGTGTAGTTCAAAAGCATAATTACTAAGTTTAATCTTGCTTTTTAGTTTTCTTTAGGGATTTTTATGACAAATACAAGTAATACCTTTTTTTAGATCGTGAGGTAAGTTTTTGATGTTGTCATTTAAGTAGTTCCATttgctttttctttttttttttttttttttgaaatgtatACTTTATTCATACAGCACAACCATAAAAAGGCTGCCCAAGCACAACCATAAACAGGCTCAAGCACAACCATAAACAGGCTGCCCAAACACAACAAATAAAGAACTTACATCAGAGAGAACTTACACCACCTATCCCATGAGACCCCATTGTTTTTTATTCTATGCTTATACCACAAAAAACCAATCGATTTAATCTCTTGAATGATGCCGTCGATTTTCACTTCCACATTAGTGAATCTCTTGTTGTTACGAGCCTTCGATAAACACCAAGATGCCACGATGATGATACCTTTAAGCGCTATGCTATCTAATGACGGGGGTAGCTTAAGCCTCAATAAAATGACTAAGAATACATAACAACTTGAAGGGTTAAAGTGTTTAAAACCCGAGAACTAAGGTGTACAACAAAAAGAACGAGTACAGTAATCAGTCACTTACTTCACTGATTGCTTATACAACTCTCCCACAACCGCAAAAGCAAGCATGTGCACAGGGAACTCTCTTTTATCCGCAGGTCCGAACCCTTCAACCCCTAAAAGGGTAAGTCCCTCACTGCAAGCCAGATTCAGTAGTCAAAGGTTTCTCCTTTGAGAAACCTCTTCCCCTATAAAATGCACGCCATGACAAGCATGCCAAACATTCCGGAATCAGCAGAAACTATCTTAACTCTCTGATTCTTCTTCTCCCTCCCGAGAACTTGCTTCATGCTTGCTTCTCTTCTTCACACTAAATAATTCATCTTCTCCGACGATTGCTTACTGGGCTGATTTCTAATCAGTTCAGGATCTAAGGAGAATAACAAcaatactagtgaacctctctccacgtcttgcagacgtggggggaccccacgacctgcgttaggcaaacttcaacccttgaagccttttgcctaaccagtcTGATCACTACTTCAGATCTCATACTCGTTGTaacaacaagttggcgcccactgTGGGGCTACGCCAGTCATTTCTCTCAAAAGAAGactagtagtgtagctccattCTTCCTGAAATCGTCATGTCTTAGTAGTGGGCTATTTGTTACTTGTATAAGGGTTATTAGTTAATTTGTTGGTTACTGGGACTGTGAAATAAATAAATTCATGGGTGAAAGCATTATATGGTAACCAACATGAGTCGAGTTCATGTTTTGGGTAACCGACTTACTTAAGAATAAAGCATTTAAAGCTTCAAAACTTTCTGTAATAGGTTTCCAGGTGCCACACCAGGTAACAAAACCAAACTTGGTTTAAAGATACCAACACATCAGCTTACCTCATCATTTTGACTGTGTAACCAATATAGTATGAAGTTTTGGAGGTTGCTTACTTTAAATAAATATTTGAAACCTTTTTCTGGTCCAAAAAAGTTACCGAAAGTTAGTTCCTTTTTATGTGGTTAACCCTAAAGTTAATTGTAGAGTGACAGATTAAAAACTGAAGTTTGTGTTCATTCCGGTTCGTTTATACTATTAACTAAAAAGGACGGTCCGATGGATCGATAAGAAGCTCATAAATCGTGCTTTAGTTAAATGTTAGATTACTTTGTAGTAATATAGTTTTTGTTATCGCAATTAGCCATTACAGAttgtttataatataaaaaaacgGATGAAAATGCGTGTGACCCGACACAACTTGTTTCGATGCACACGTATAACTCACCCGTTTTGACATGTTACCCAACCAGACTAACCCATCCAAATTAGTTTATGTTTGTATAGGGCCACTTTCATGTGTGGTAGAGAACCGAACTTTGAGCTCACAGCTGAGGAGAAGGACGAACTCAGTAAACTGATTTGGGATGATTTCTTAACCATGACTCGGTCAGCAATCAACAGCAAAAGTAACTTGACTTGTCTTTAACTTTGTATATTTTCCGGTAGTTGActatttgaatttttttacatTGACTTTTCACCTCAAGAAACCATGATTTTTCCAATTTTTGGAAGTTAATGGAAAAAGATTTTGTTGGAGCAGCTACTGATCTACGACCCAGCTGTGGTGTAAATCGAATGGTGAGTCTGCTGATAATCCTACAATTATGCTCCATAAGTTTATATATTATACATGCTTCCTTGTTTGCTTTTCTTATTAgttaaaaaagagtaaaatgccatttttgtccagAGATTTGGCCAGTTATGTGACTTTCGTctctaaaggtttgtttttctgcatctggccaACCGAACATAAAAGGAAATACTTGATAGTGGCTAATAGAACCAACGGGCCTATTAGTCACATAGGCCATCTAATATACCCGACGTTTGTGACCGGTTTTGTATCTGTTGTTACAGATTCGGCTGATTGAGCTTGATCGGAATCAGGGGTTTCAAATAAAGTGGTGGAACTTGGCAAAAACTCGCCTTTTGGTGGTTTCAGCTTTTAATGCGTATGTCACTGGAGGTGGGTTCCATGGGGTCACGTTTGTGAACAAATGGTGCGATGTTTTGTGGCTAACTGAGGAAAGGTGAACCTGTAGTTTGCAGGTTTCCAAAACTTTTTTTTCTTTAGAATATTTATTTATACCTTTGTTTTCATTGGGATTAAATTTGGGATTTTGTGTTGTCTGAATTCATTTAGAGCTACAAGCACCGACTCTTGCTTTGATTACCATATCAAGAACTTCCAGATCTTGTGTAAGCTTTATCAGAAATTACAACAAAATCATCGACAATCAGCACCGTGACTTCTTCATATTTACAAGCGAGAAGCAATGCGGTTATTCCAACGAGTTGAATATTCTTCCTTACAACGGGTCGGCGCGACAGGAACCGGTCAACAAGATTGACAGTTAGATACAAAGTCTCTTCCGTAAGTTCAAACTTGTAATGaacctattttttttttcatcataaGTTGTTATAAACATTAATTCTGCATTTGGTATTTGGTATGGTATCATAAGTTATTATAAACTTTAGTAATGTACCTCAATTATCCAATCGATGAGAATGCCTCTCATCCTATAGGTTACGTCACGCTGTTGGAAAACGAGTACGTCACTATAAATTGTTGATACTGCGGCAACGCGCGGGTTCCCCACTAGTAATTCATAATGTACGAGTTTGCGTTTTTCTTGTTGAGAACTTCATAACAAGCTAAAATGTATCCAAAATGAAGCTAGGACAATGAGAATTTAAACTCAAAATAGTGAATATGATTTGCAACTTTAAAGAAGTTAATGAGTAAAAACTCGTCCCATGTAAAGTAGTTGCTAGTAAGCTTTGTTAATTGTGTTTTACTTCAGGGATTTATATTTAgattaaataattaataattcATAGGGGAATTGACATGTAATAGTCCCACATAGACCTTATTGAcaattaataatcccacctaagaatattccccccaccagtcccacctttcacctatttttcctacaatggtcatTCGTTAATGGCCTGAGGTGGGATTGTTAATGACAAATAAGGTATAGGTGAGATTATTAGAGTCCAATTTCCCTAATTCATAATGTATGAGTTTGTGTTATCCTTGTCGAAAGCTTCATAACAAGCTACAATGTGTCCAAAATGAAACCAAGACTATGAAAACTGATGCTCAAAATAGTGAATATGATTTGCAACTTTAATAAAGTTAATGAGTAGAACTTGTCATGTCCCACATAAAGTGTGGTTGTAAGCTTAATAAATTGTGTTCTACTTCAACTCCCATAGTTCAGAGGTTTATGGACTGCTTAGAGCCCTCCGAACTGCTGACCTCAAGAAGCTATTGCTCGTCATTTTTTTTCAACGAAGCTTATACATCATCATTTGGAGATGTGTTCATAAGTTTTAACAATAGAAAACCTTTCTTTCTCATGAGAAGACTTTAGCATTTTTAAAACTAGAAAACATTTTTATTCATTGTTACCACGTGTGGCCTGCTTTGTGTTTAGTCACTTATACACAGAGGTTGCAGTTTCAGATTACTAAAGGGTTCAATTAAGGTCCAATCAGCTATGGAACACACATCCATCGAGTAACCGACCCAGTTTACCTTTCTCATTAGATGACTTTAGCGTTTTTAAAACTAGAAAATATTTTTCATTCGTTTTTGCCGGAAATATTTTAGGAAGGTTGTATTGACTTTACTTTGCACTTGTAAGAATATGAACCCACAACCTCATACATGTAAGAGGGCACCATACCACTAGACTACTAGGTCATGGGTATTGAAATAAACTAATTGGACATGAGCCTCAATGGTTATTGGGTTAAACATTTAAAACACACTATTCAAAATTAAGTACCTGGGCttaatttttaaattatatgtatattttttatgtgttattagattttatcaccctAAACTATTATGTATTGGTTGTTGTCACTCCCAACTATCACTTCGGCTcccaccactcccaacttaacactttgtgtgtTCTGTCACTCAGGTTGAGTGGTTTTTGGCTCCCCTTTTGTCTTTTAGGAGCAGATGCACCTTTAGTCATTAGTAATtcacaaaatcatcatcatcatactcaacatatcccaccaatagcaaagctaaggtagggtctgaggaagGTAAGATGTAGATAGCCTTACCTCTACGCCGTAGTAATTCACAAAATCTTAGACTAATATAACCAATAACACTA
The sequence above is drawn from the Helianthus annuus cultivar XRQ/B chromosome 12, HanXRQr2.0-SUNRISE, whole genome shotgun sequence genome and encodes:
- the LOC110894063 gene encoding uncharacterized protein LOC110894063 isoform X1, encoding MCGREPNFELTAEEKDELSKLIWDDFLTMTRNHDFSNFWKLMEKDFVGAATDLRPSCGVNRMIRLIELDRNQGFQIKWWNLAKTRLLVVSAFNAYVTGELQAPTLALITISRTSRSCVSFIRNYNKIIDNQHRDFFIFTSEKQCGYSNELNILPYNGSARQEPVNKIDS
- the LOC110894063 gene encoding uncharacterized protein LOC110894063 isoform X2 — translated: MCGREPNFELTAEEKDELSKLIWDDFLTMTRNHDFSNFWKLMEKDFVGAATDLRPSCGVNRMIRLIELDRNQGFQIKWWNLAKTRLLVVSAFNAYVTGGGFHGVTFVNKWCDVLWLTEERATSTDSCFDYHIKNFQILCKLYQKLQQNHRQSAP